The genome window CAAAAACAGAAACGACCTGCGTCATAAGTTTTGGCTGATCTATTCACTACATCAACCAACCGGCAGCGCCGTTGTTTTGATAGGTGACTTCATGACAAACGAGGTATGAACTCCTGTCACACCCTCAATGCGCGTTAATTTATTGAGCAGGAATTGTTGATAGGCATCCATATCTTTCACAATCACCTTTAATAAATAATCGGCAGATTGGCCGGTAATGAGGTGACATTCGAGTACCTCAGGATAGCTGGCAAGTGTGGTCTCCAGTGCTTCAAAACGCTCCGGTGTGTGTTTATCCATACTGATACCAATAAAAGCCATCAGGGTTAGACCTAATTTTTTGGCATTCAATAAAGCCACGTAACCGTCAATTAAGCCTTTTTCTTCCATTTGTTTGACGCGACGTAAACAGGGGGACGGTGAGAGCTTGATAGCTTCGGCTAATTCCTGGTTGGTGATGCGTCCGTCAGCCTGTAATTTTTGCAGGATCATGATGTCGTATTTATCGAGGTTGTCAGACATGTAATTTCCAAATTAATTTTTATTGTGGTTATATATTTCAATATTTGTATTATTTAAGCAATATTATTCTTTTTTAAGTCGGTTTTATGCAAATATAGCAATTTAATTCCATAGTGACTTCTTTATACTATTTCACATGGCTGGAACTGATAGCCGATGCGTCAAAAGCGCAGCTGGCACGATGAACTGACATGATCAAAACTCATGAAAGGCCCATCGGAAAAGTATGAATTAACCCCGTTCATATGGTGAGTCAGGCAAATTTGTTTCAGCAACTTGTGTGTCATTAATAGTTATTGTCAGGAGTCAGACATGATTAGTCAGCCCGCTCAAAAATATCGTCGCTTTGATGCTATCCAATTGCCTGATCGGCAGTGGCCCAATGTGGTATTGGATAAAGCCCCAATCTGGATGAGTACAGATTTACGTGACGGTAATCAGGCTTTGATTGATCCGATGTCTGTTGATGCCAAAATGCGGTTTTTCCTGGCCTTGGTGGATATGGGCTTTAAAGAAATTGAGGTTGGTTTTCCATCAGCCTCAGAAACGGACTTTAATTTTGTACGTCGTCTGATTGACGAAAATCGTATTCCTGATGATGTCACGATTGAAGTGTTAACGCAGGCCAGAGAGGATTTAATTGCCCGAACCGTGGAATCCTTGAAAGGTGCCAAACGTGCTATTTTGCATATGTATAACCCGATTGCCCCTGCTTTTCGTGAAATTGTCTATCGCACTGATAAGGCTGGGGTGAAAGAGATCGCTGAGCGTGGAACGCGTTGGGTGAAAGAGATGACGGCAAAACAGCCAGAAACCGAATGGGTATACCAATATTCACCGGAGACCTTTTCCAGTGCGGAAATGGAGTTTGCGAAAGAGGTTTGTGACGCGGTGACGTCCATCTGGCAGCCAACACCAGAACATAAGATGATCATCAACTTGCCGGCAACAGTAGAAATGGCGACGCCGAATACCTATGCCGATCAGGTGGAATGGATGCATCGCCATTTAAATCAACGCGACAGCATTATTCTGAGTGTGCACCCACATAATGATCGCGGCACGGCGGTAGCAGCAGCTGAGTTAGCTGTCATGGCGGGTGCTGATCGTGTGGAAGGTTGTTTATTTGGTAATGGTGAACGCACGGGTAATGTGGACTTGATCACCTTGGCGATGAATTTATATTCGCAGGGAATTCATCCTGAGCTTGATTTCACTCAGATGGATCAGATCCGACAATTGTTTGAAGAAGCCACACAATTGCCCGTGCATCCGCGTCATCCTTATGCGGGTGAATTAGTGTTTACGGCTTTTTCTGGCTCGCATCAGGATGCGATTAAAAAAGGATTGGCCGTACAAAAAGCGGATGACTATTGGCAGGTACCTTATTTACCCATTGATCCAGCCGATGTAAATCGTAGTTACGATGCTGTGGTGAGGGTCAACAGTCAGTCTGGCAAAGGTGGCGTGAGTTTCTTGTTACAGCAACATGCCGGCTTTGAATTACCACGTCGTTTGCAGATTGAGTTCAGTAAAGTGGTTCAAAAGGTCAGTGACAGCAGTGGTCGTGAGATTAACGCTGAGAATATCGTCTCACTGTTTGATGATGAATACGTGCAAGTGAACAGTCCTTATCAATATATGGGAAGTCATATCGTCGATGAAGAAAGTCATCAAGTCATGAGCCATGTGGTGGTGAAATATGAGCAACAGCGTATTGAGTTAAAGGGACAAGGCAATGGACCATTGGATGCTGTGGCCAAAGCTATCTCAGAGCATATCGGTGAAACAGTGACTGTCGCGGATTATCATGAACACGGCATGACGGCCGGTTCTGACGCAACAGCGGTGAGCTATGTTGAAGTCAAGATGGGAGAGTATGCAACCGTGTTCGGTGTGGGGCAGGATAAAAACATCACTACTTCAGCGATAAAAGCATTATTAAACGGAGTCAATCGCTTTATGAATACTGGCACTTCTGTAGCCGTTGATAAAAAAGCAGTCAGTTAATCAGTGATATCCTGAGTCAGCTGTAAGGATTGTCTTGACTAGCGTTAAGAATAATCATTGAATAAATGATGTGAGTGTGAGTTGTTGATTATTAAGGTTATTTTGTTTCTTGGCGATTTGATCTCATATGAATAATTCGTTAGGGTAGGAATCAGTCCTGAATGATAAATTCAAAATTCAGGCTCTTTTTACCGATGTTTGATGGTTCAAACAAAGGAGAAAATAATGTTAAGCAAACAATTTACAACATTGTTATCAGTAGTATTCACGCTTCTATTCGCATCAAGTATGGCGTTTGCGAATGAGCATAAAGACTCTCATGAAGGAGCGAAACATCCCGCCCATGAAATGGGAGAGTCAGTCGACACTCATAAAGATAAAAAAATGAGTGAAGACTACAAAGAAAATATGAAAGAAGCTGAAGATGCAGCTAACGCTCCTCATCCTGCACATGAAATGGATGAAAACGAGGAGCTTCAGGAACGAGGTCAATAACCGTTTCTGAATGGGATTAAGTCCCATTAAAGCGATTAAACGCCGCATATTGATTGAAATATGCGGCGTTTTTTTATGTCACTAAAACAAGTCTCTATTGAATAAGCTTGAATTAAGGCGTTGCGTCTATATTAATACTTAACATTCTTATTGCATCAATGAACAACAACAGGACCGTGTTATGCGACAATTCCGCTTTATTTTTCTATTCACCATGGTTTATTTCTTGTCGGCATGTGCGAGCTTGTCGCCTGAATTTGAACAACCTCAAGTCAATATCACTTCGTTTAATCTGGCGCCGTCCTCAACTGCCTCAGCACCTACTTTCCTTATCGGTTTACAAGTGATTAATCCTAATCGACAAGCGCTACCATTGAAGGGGATGAGCTACTCCGTTGAGGTAGATGGTTATCGGATATTGAGTGGAGCGGAACCGGATTTACCGCGAGTTGCGGCATACGGCACCGAAGAATTTACAATCCAAGCAGTACCAGATTTGCTTGGTAGTGCGAAATTGATTAGTCAGTTAATGTCTCATCATCAGGATGCGGTTAAATATCGATTTAAGGCACGTTTGGATATCGGTAGTCTTTTTCCATTTATTGACATTGAAGAAGCTGGAGAGTTGAGTTTAAAACGGCCATCATCATCTCAATAAATTCACTGTCATTTCGTGCTCTTCAGAGCATTTGTTGCTATGTTTAGTCCATAGATCACTGATAAAAGCGCCTTTATGAATTCGATAAGTATGTTGTTTTTGTTAAGCGGAACCTTGATTGCTTTAAGCATTCTGGCCAGCCGCTTATCTTCTATTTTTGGTTTGCCATTGCTGATCATTTTCCTGGCACTAGGCATGCTGGCTGGAGAAGATGGCATATTAGGTATTCAGTTTGATAATTATTCCGTGGCATTCGTTATCGGTCATTTGGCACTCGCCATGATTTTGCTCGATGGCGGTATGCGTACTCGCCTCAAAACATTTCGTGTCGGCTTTAAACCTGCTTTATCCATGGCAACGATAGGTGTGTTTATCACCAGCGGTGTGGTGGGGTTAATAGCCATGTGGATATTTAATCTAACACTGGTTGAAGGCTTATTGATTGGTGCGATTGTAGGGTCGACAGATGCCGCTGCAGTCTTTTCTATGTTGCGTGGTCAGGGCATTAATATCAACGAACGAGTTGGGGCGACACTAGAAATCGAGTCTGGCACCAACGATCCGATGGCGATTTTTCTTACATTGATGTTCATCCAGTTATTGATTAGTGATGAAAACACTGTGCTAGGTAATGTACTGTTTTTCCTTCAACAATTCGGCTTTGGTATTGGTATTGGTCTCTTAGGTGGCTGGTTAGTTAAGCGTTTATTGGCAAGACTGGAGTTAATGCCAGGCTTGTACTCACTGTTGGCATTAGCATTGGGGTTTAGTATTTTTGGTTTAGCGTCCTGGATGGGGGGCAGTGGTTTTCTGGCTATCTATCTCTGTGGTTTGATGATAGGCAGTGAAAACACCCGTCAATTACAGCATATTTTGCCAGTGTATGATGGTCTGGCCTGGTTAAGCCAGATTGGTTTATTCCTGGTGCTGGGTTTGCTGGTCACTCCAAGCGAATTAATGGAATATGCTTTACCCTCACTCGTGATAGCCTTAGCCCTGATATTCATTGCAAGGCCACTGGCAGTTATTCTCTCCGTAAAACCGTTTTTTAAATTCCGCTGGCGTGAAATTGGTTTTATTTCCTGGGTGGGATTACGAGGAGCTGTGCCTATCGTGCTGGCGATCTTTCCTGTCATAGGTGGGGTAGATAATGCCCCGATGTATTTTAATGTGGCGTTTGCAGTTGTGTTGCTATCGCTACTCATTCAAGGCGGCACTCTATTACCCATGGCAAAATGGATGCGAGTGCAGATCCCCAAAAAAGCCAGCCCGAGACAACGTGGTTCTTTAGGTATTTTGCCTGAGCGCGATTTTGAAATGTTTGTCTATAAAGTAGAGAACCAACGTCTCGACGACCAACCTATTCGTTTACTTCGTTTTCCATCTGGCGCGATGATTTCTGCCTTATTCCGGCATGAGGAGATGATTCATCCTAAAGGCAGTACGCGTCTAAAACTAGGCGATATTCTATGCGTGATCAGCCGTGAGGAGGACTTAGATAATCTAAATGAATTATTTAATGGCGATACTCAGCTGAATCAGAAGCAATTAGCTTTTTTGGTTCTTTTGTTCTCAATGGTGAGGCAATGTTAGTGGATATCGCTAAAGCCTATGGTTTGACGATCAGTCCCCAGGAAGTGGGTGTGAGTTTAGGCGAGTTTATTGCACGGCGGGTGGGGGGCACCCTGTTGTAGGTGATGACATAGATTGGCACGGCATTCATTGGGTCGTGAATGAGGTTGATGGAGACACCGTGAAAAAGGTCGGAATGCGTTTATATTAGAAAAAATGGAAATAGTTCATGTTTCCTCTCATTAAACATTGTTTTCTAAGCCGCTTTCTGTCATATTTTGCGCATCATCATTTTTTGGTGCCCTGTTGTCATTCATAGAACATTTTCTGGCTGCTGTTTAATGAAGAACTATCTGCCTAGTGTATGCCTGTTTGAGTCTTTCACTGTAAAGGTTTAGCTTGATTTTTCAGCTGATAAACATGATGCGATGTTGACGGGGAACCGCTTTGTGTGGAGTCAGTATGAATTTATCTATTCAGCAACGGTTTAGCTTATGGGCTGGACTCAGTCTACTTTCTGTTGTGCTCGTGACCGCCTTGGTAGCGATGTATAACTTTGGCAAAATTAATCAATCACTCACAGAATACAATAGCGAACTGACAAAAAATCAGGCGGAATCTTATCTCGGACTACTCGCCAGTGATACCAGTGCCAGCCTGCTCGTCCCTCTGGAGAAAGCATTGAACGTGGCCACATCTACGTCGATGTCCATGCAATCGTTAGCCAGTGCTTCTAATACTATAGACAAACGTCAACTGGCTTTGGATACCCTAAAAAAGACCTTGAATCTGAGTCCTAATTTCTTGGGTACCTATGTTGCCTTTGAACCCAATAAGTTTGATTTTTCAGATGCTTTGTATCCATCAACCGTTGGTAGTGATGAGAGTGGCCGGTTTCTACCCTATGTGATTAATGGCGATAATGATGGTTTCACCGTCGAGAGTTTAGTTGGATTAGAAGACCAGACGCTTGACGATAATGGTGTGAGAGCCGGTGAATATTATTTATGTCCCAAAGAGTCCAACAAAAGCTGCGTCGTTGACCCTTATATCTATCCGATAAATGGGAAGGATGTATTGCTAACCAGTATGGTTGTACCAGTAACGAAGAATGGTAATTTTATTGGTATGACAGGGATTGATATCAGTGCTGACTTCCTACAGTCCAATATCGTGAAAGTCGATAAACAGCTCTATGACGGCGCTGGTGAGATTTTATTAGTTAGTCCAAAGGGCGTCATTGTTGCTGATAGTGAGAATCCAGAATTAGTCGGGAAAAATTTGAAGTCAATCGACGCTGATCTTGTGAGTAAAATTAAGAATCTATCCATGTCAGATGAGAGTACTATTTTTGCTGCTGATGATGCTTTGAAAGTGTTAAAACCTTTTAAGCTAGGTGATACGGGTGCTCACTGGACTGTTTATATCTCCGTGCCTGAGTCCGTTATTTATGCTGATCTTCAGCAACAACAAGCCTTTATGGATCAGCAACAATCACGCTTTATCAGTCAGACGACTCTGCTGGGCTTTTTGTTTGCGATGATTGGTGTGGTCATTGTCTGGTTTGTTGCCAAAAGCAGTGTCAAGCCCCTGCATGATATGACCGGTATTGTTGGTAAACTGGCCGGAGGCGAAGGGGATCTGACACAACAAATCACTGTCTCCCGCCAGGATGAAACCAGTAAGCTGGCAAATTTATTGAATACCTTTATTCAAAAACTACAGACTTTGATTAAGGGGATGTTGCCGATTGGTAACCGTATAAGCGCCTTATCTGCTCAAGGTAAGCAAATTAGCCAACAAACCAGTGATCAGATGAATGAACAGAGCAGTTTACTGGATCAGATGGTCTCTGCAGTCACTGAAATGTCGGCTTCAGCTCAGCAGATTGCTGGTAACGCAGAGCGCACCGCAACATTAGTCAGTGATGCGCATCAATCAACAGAAGCGGGTGCGGATCTGGTGAGTCAGAATGCCCAATCAATCAGTGATGTGAAAAATAGTGTTCAACTCTCTGAAGCTGCATTGGATCAACTAGTCAAGAATAGTGGCGCCATTGCAGAGATTCTGGTCGAAATTCAGGGCATTGCTGAACAAACAAACCTATTAGCTTTGAATGCTGCGATTGAAGCGGCCAGAGCCGGTGAAAAAGGTCGTGGTTTTGCCGTGGTGGCAGATGAGGTGAGAGCGTTGGCGAATCGTTCACAATCAGCGACTGTGGAGATTCAAAATCGTTTGGCCTTACTGAACCAAGGAAATAAAGAAGCCTCTGTCGCTATGAAGAAAAGTGGCGAGCAGGTTGAGCATAGCGTGGAATTAGCGCATTCTGCTGCCAGCGCTTTAATCAAAATTAGAACCGCGATTGATGAAGTCTCTGAGATGACCTTACAGATTGCATCAGCCACAGAAGAGCAAAGCAATGTTTGTGAAAATGTCAGTGAAAATCTAACCCGTATTTCGGATTTGGTTCAGCAGACAGCTGAGGGTGCAAAAGAACTCAGTCAGGTCGGTAGCGATTTGGATGCCACAGCCAATGAGTTACAAACAGGCTTATCGTCATTTAAGGTATAAATTCTAATGCTCAGCCAGTAGCGATGCTGGCTGAGTTAAATCTGTCACAGTTCAAAAGTCGTGATGAGTATCTGGTATAATCGTGCGATTTTTATAATCGCTTTACCAGATGGGAAATCTGCTTTAAATGACTGTGCATCAACAAATTAAATCCTTACTTGAGCAACGTATTCTGATTCTAGACGGTGGAATGGGGACGTTGATCCAAAGTTATAAACTGGAAGAAAAAGATTTTCGTGGTGCGCGATTTGCAGATCATCCCTGTGATGTAAAAGGCAATAACGATCTTTTGTCTTTGACCCAGCCGCAAATTATTCGCGATATCCATCGTGCCTATTTTGAAGCCGGTGCGGATATTGTTGAAACGAACACCTTTAATGGTACATCAATTGCCATGGCTGATTACCAGATGGAAGATCTGGTGTATGAGTTAAATAAAGTCTCAGCCGAATTAGCTAAAGAAGTGGCTGATGAATTTACGGCTAACAACCCAGACAAGCCACGTTTTGTCACCGGTGTATTGGGCCCAACTAACCGCACGGCCAGTATCTCTCCTGATGTGAATAATCCAGGCTTTCGAAATGTCAGTTTTGATGAACTGGTTGATGCATACATGGAAGCCATTCGTGGTTTGGTTGATGGCGGTGCTGATTTGTTGCTGGTCGAAACGGTGTTTGACACCTTAAATGCCAAAGCCGCCTTGTTTGCGATTGATCAGTTCTGCGAACGAAATGGTGTACATATCCCGGTCATGATTTCAGGCACGATTACTGATGCCAGTGGTCGTACACTTTCAGGCCAAACGGCCGAAGCATTCTGGAACTCGCTGGCGCATATCCAGCCTCTGAGTATTGGCCTGAACTGTGCACTGGGTGCGGAGCAGTTACGTCAGTACGTGGAAGAGTTAGCCAATGTAGTGACTTGTCATATCAGTGCTCACCCCAATGCAGGCTTACCTAATGAGTTCGGTGAGTATGATGAATCACCAGAAGTCATGGCAGCACAGATTAAAGAATGGGCTGAGTCTGGTTTCTTAAACATTGTCGGTGGCTGTTGCGGTACCGCCCCTGCTCATATCAAAGCGATTGCTGATGCAGTAGAGGGTATTCATCCTCGTCAGCCAAAGAAGAATCTACATCACTGCCGATTGAGTGGTTTAGAACCCCTGAATATCACCCCTGACAGTTTATTTGTGAATGTAGGCGAACGGACCAATGTCACGGGCTCGGCGCGTTTCGCCAAGCTAATCAAAGAAGGCGACTACGATACGGCACTGGAAGTGGCACGTCAGCAAGTAGAAAACGGTGCTCAAATCATTGACATCAATATGGATGAGGGCATGCTGGACTCGAAAGAGGCCATGGTCACCTTCCTTAACTTACTCGCTGCTGAACCAGATATCAGCCGTGTGCCTATCATGATTGACTCATCTAAATGGGACGTTATCGAGGCAGGTCTGAAATGTATTCAAGGTAAAGGCATTGTTAACTCCATCAGCCTGAAAGAGGGTGAAGATAAATTTATCGAACAGGCTAAATTGGTTCGCCGTTATGGTGCAGCGGTGATTGTAATGGCCTTTGATGAAGTCGGTCAGGCCGATACACGTGAACGTAAGCTGGAAATTTGTCGACGTTCCTATGAGGTGCTGACAGAGAAAGTTCATTTCCCACCAGAAGATATCATCTTCGATCCCAACATCTTTGCCGTCGCCACAGGTATTGAAGAGCATAATAATTACGCCGTCGATTTTATTGAGGCTGTTCACGATATTAAACAAAGTCTGCCACATGCGCTGATCAGTGGTGGTGTTTCCAACGTCTCATTCTCATTCCGTGGTAACAATCCGGTGCGTGAAGCGATTCATGCGGTTTTCCTCTACCACGCGATTAAAGCGGGCATGGATATGGGGATTGTTAATGCTGGCCAGCTGGCTATCTATGATGATCTGCCTGAAGAATTGCGTGAAGCCGTAGAAGATGTCGTGCAAAACCGCCGTGAAGATTCTACTGACCGATTGCTGGAACTCGCCGAAAAATACAAAGGCGAAGGTGGCAGTGTGGCTAAGCAGGAAGACTTGGCCTGGCGTGAGCTACCTGTCGTCAAGCGTCTTGAGCATGCTTTGGTAAAAGGCATTGCGGATTATGTTGAAGACGATACAGAAGAAGCACGCCAACAATTTGCCAAACCACTGGAAGTGATTGAAGGGCCGTTGATGGACGGTATGAACGTGGTCGGTGACTTGTTTGGTGAAGGTAAGATGTTTTTACCGCAAGTGGTCAAATCTGCCCGTGTAATGAAAAAAGCAGTCGCTTATCTGATGCCTTTCATTGAAGCGGCTAAAGAAGAAGGCGATACCAGCAAAAATAACGGCAAGATTTTGATGGCCACCGTCAAAGGTGACGTTCATGATATCGGTAAAAATATCGTGGGCGTGGTCCTGCAATGTAATAACTTTGAAGTTATAGATCTTGGCGTGATGGTGCCAGCGCAGAAAATTCTGGATACGGCACGCGAAGAAAAAGTCGATATTATCGGCTTGTCTGGTCTGATTACGCCATCACTTGATGAAATGGTGCATGTCGCGAAAGAAATGGAGCGACTAGGCATGGAAACTCCACTGATGATTGGTGGGGCTACCACTTCCTTAATCCATACCGCCGTGAAAATTGAACCGAACTATCATGGCTGCAGTATCTATGTAAAAGACGCGTCACGTGCTGTGGGTGTGGCTCAGCGTTTAGTCACCAAAGATACACGTGATGCCTTTATTGCTGATCTGAAAAAAGACTATGAAGAGAAGCGTTCAAGACATAAGGGACGTAAGAGCAGT of Methylophaga marina contains these proteins:
- a CDS encoding LEA type 2 family protein, whose protein sequence is MRQFRFIFLFTMVYFLSACASLSPEFEQPQVNITSFNLAPSSTASAPTFLIGLQVINPNRQALPLKGMSYSVEVDGYRILSGAEPDLPRVAAYGTEEFTIQAVPDLLGSAKLISQLMSHHQDAVKYRFKARLDIGSLFPFIDIEEAGELSLKRPSSSQ
- the leuA gene encoding 2-isopropylmalate synthase, with amino-acid sequence MISQPAQKYRRFDAIQLPDRQWPNVVLDKAPIWMSTDLRDGNQALIDPMSVDAKMRFFLALVDMGFKEIEVGFPSASETDFNFVRRLIDENRIPDDVTIEVLTQAREDLIARTVESLKGAKRAILHMYNPIAPAFREIVYRTDKAGVKEIAERGTRWVKEMTAKQPETEWVYQYSPETFSSAEMEFAKEVCDAVTSIWQPTPEHKMIINLPATVEMATPNTYADQVEWMHRHLNQRDSIILSVHPHNDRGTAVAAAELAVMAGADRVEGCLFGNGERTGNVDLITLAMNLYSQGIHPELDFTQMDQIRQLFEEATQLPVHPRHPYAGELVFTAFSGSHQDAIKKGLAVQKADDYWQVPYLPIDPADVNRSYDAVVRVNSQSGKGGVSFLLQQHAGFELPRRLQIEFSKVVQKVSDSSGREINAENIVSLFDDEYVQVNSPYQYMGSHIVDEESHQVMSHVVVKYEQQRIELKGQGNGPLDAVAKAISEHIGETVTVADYHEHGMTAGSDATAVSYVEVKMGEYATVFGVGQDKNITTSAIKALLNGVNRFMNTGTSVAVDKKAVS
- a CDS encoding methyl-accepting chemotaxis protein gives rise to the protein MNLSIQQRFSLWAGLSLLSVVLVTALVAMYNFGKINQSLTEYNSELTKNQAESYLGLLASDTSASLLVPLEKALNVATSTSMSMQSLASASNTIDKRQLALDTLKKTLNLSPNFLGTYVAFEPNKFDFSDALYPSTVGSDESGRFLPYVINGDNDGFTVESLVGLEDQTLDDNGVRAGEYYLCPKESNKSCVVDPYIYPINGKDVLLTSMVVPVTKNGNFIGMTGIDISADFLQSNIVKVDKQLYDGAGEILLVSPKGVIVADSENPELVGKNLKSIDADLVSKIKNLSMSDESTIFAADDALKVLKPFKLGDTGAHWTVYISVPESVIYADLQQQQAFMDQQQSRFISQTTLLGFLFAMIGVVIVWFVAKSSVKPLHDMTGIVGKLAGGEGDLTQQITVSRQDETSKLANLLNTFIQKLQTLIKGMLPIGNRISALSAQGKQISQQTSDQMNEQSSLLDQMVSAVTEMSASAQQIAGNAERTATLVSDAHQSTEAGADLVSQNAQSISDVKNSVQLSEAALDQLVKNSGAIAEILVEIQGIAEQTNLLALNAAIEAARAGEKGRGFAVVADEVRALANRSQSATVEIQNRLALLNQGNKEASVAMKKSGEQVEHSVELAHSAASALIKIRTAIDEVSEMTLQIASATEEQSNVCENVSENLTRISDLVQQTAEGAKELSQVGSDLDATANELQTGLSSFKV
- a CDS encoding potassium/proton antiporter, yielding MNSISMLFLLSGTLIALSILASRLSSIFGLPLLIIFLALGMLAGEDGILGIQFDNYSVAFVIGHLALAMILLDGGMRTRLKTFRVGFKPALSMATIGVFITSGVVGLIAMWIFNLTLVEGLLIGAIVGSTDAAAVFSMLRGQGININERVGATLEIESGTNDPMAIFLTLMFIQLLISDENTVLGNVLFFLQQFGFGIGIGLLGGWLVKRLLARLELMPGLYSLLALALGFSIFGLASWMGGSGFLAIYLCGLMIGSENTRQLQHILPVYDGLAWLSQIGLFLVLGLLVTPSELMEYALPSLVIALALIFIARPLAVILSVKPFFKFRWREIGFISWVGLRGAVPIVLAIFPVIGGVDNAPMYFNVAFAVVLLSLLIQGGTLLPMAKWMRVQIPKKASPRQRGSLGILPERDFEMFVYKVENQRLDDQPIRLLRFPSGAMISALFRHEEMIHPKGSTRLKLGDILCVISREEDLDNLNELFNGDTQLNQKQLAFLVLLFSMVRQC
- a CDS encoding Lrp/AsnC family transcriptional regulator; this translates as MSDNLDKYDIMILQKLQADGRITNQELAEAIKLSPSPCLRRVKQMEEKGLIDGYVALLNAKKLGLTLMAFIGISMDKHTPERFEALETTLASYPEVLECHLITGQSADYLLKVIVKDMDAYQQFLLNKLTRIEGVTGVHTSFVMKSPIKTTALPVG
- the metH gene encoding methionine synthase, whose amino-acid sequence is MTVHQQIKSLLEQRILILDGGMGTLIQSYKLEEKDFRGARFADHPCDVKGNNDLLSLTQPQIIRDIHRAYFEAGADIVETNTFNGTSIAMADYQMEDLVYELNKVSAELAKEVADEFTANNPDKPRFVTGVLGPTNRTASISPDVNNPGFRNVSFDELVDAYMEAIRGLVDGGADLLLVETVFDTLNAKAALFAIDQFCERNGVHIPVMISGTITDASGRTLSGQTAEAFWNSLAHIQPLSIGLNCALGAEQLRQYVEELANVVTCHISAHPNAGLPNEFGEYDESPEVMAAQIKEWAESGFLNIVGGCCGTAPAHIKAIADAVEGIHPRQPKKNLHHCRLSGLEPLNITPDSLFVNVGERTNVTGSARFAKLIKEGDYDTALEVARQQVENGAQIIDINMDEGMLDSKEAMVTFLNLLAAEPDISRVPIMIDSSKWDVIEAGLKCIQGKGIVNSISLKEGEDKFIEQAKLVRRYGAAVIVMAFDEVGQADTRERKLEICRRSYEVLTEKVHFPPEDIIFDPNIFAVATGIEEHNNYAVDFIEAVHDIKQSLPHALISGGVSNVSFSFRGNNPVREAIHAVFLYHAIKAGMDMGIVNAGQLAIYDDLPEELREAVEDVVQNRREDSTDRLLELAEKYKGEGGSVAKQEDLAWRELPVVKRLEHALVKGIADYVEDDTEEARQQFAKPLEVIEGPLMDGMNVVGDLFGEGKMFLPQVVKSARVMKKAVAYLMPFIEAAKEEGDTSKNNGKILMATVKGDVHDIGKNIVGVVLQCNNFEVIDLGVMVPAQKILDTAREEKVDIIGLSGLITPSLDEMVHVAKEMERLGMETPLMIGGATTSLIHTAVKIEPNYHGCSIYVKDASRAVGVAQRLVTKDTRDAFIADLKKDYEEKRSRHKGRKSSRRQLSITEARANKTKIDWAAYQPTKPAKLGLEVFDDYPLAELVDRIDWTPFFQSWELAGKYPRILTDEVVGEHATHLFEDAQKMLQQIVDEKWLTAKAVIGLFAANSVNDDDIEVYRDDSRDEVLMTLHSLRQQTERPPGRPNAALADFIAPKDTGVNDYIGAFAVTAGIGIDEHVARFEEDHDDYHSIMLKALADRLAEAFAERMHERVRKEFWGYAKEEQLDNDALIDEKYQGIRPAPGYPACPDHTEKGLLWELIDPVTHADMTITESYAMLPTAAVSGFYFAHPESRYFGLGKIDQDQVEDYAERKGWDKQTAERWLGPALSYDGDD